A window from Opitutia bacterium ISCC 52 encodes these proteins:
- a CDS encoding sulfatase: MTRLTRFLVTLLAFSIVSSFLQAARPADDRPNFIIIFCDDMGYADIGPYGAEGYETPNLNRMAAEGMVFKDFHVGYAVCSPSRAAINTGSYPKRVSVNNNFGPNSKTGLHPDEWTIADVLKQKDYATACFGKWHLGHEPEFLPTSQGYDEFYGVPYSHDMWELHPEIGTRYNFPILPLYEGTKVIKKQITPEDQKYHTKKITERTVSFIEKNKDMPFFVYLPHPMPHVPLYTTDEFEGKTKRGEYGDVIEEIDWSVGQILNSLDDHGIRKNTLVVFTSDNGPWLRYGDHGGSAGPLRQGKGTFFEGGYRVPGVMTWPGKIEQGKISNKFASTIDLLPTFAKLAGAPMPKGRPVDGIDISDLLMGKEPSNYTRGFLYWSGRKLSAVRGGKWKLIFPGNYIVWSGGGGGQPGHGQEVKEIGLSLYNLETDVGETTNLADQYPNIVARLKRFADEARKTLGDSDKEGTEIRPLGGK; the protein is encoded by the coding sequence ATGACTCGTCTCACTCGTTTCCTGGTCACATTGTTGGCATTCTCAATTGTTTCATCATTCCTTCAGGCTGCAAGGCCTGCTGACGATCGCCCCAATTTCATCATCATCTTCTGCGATGACATGGGTTACGCGGATATTGGGCCGTATGGGGCCGAGGGCTATGAAACTCCCAACCTAAACCGCATGGCCGCGGAAGGCATGGTCTTTAAGGATTTTCACGTAGGGTATGCGGTCTGCAGCCCTTCACGAGCAGCGATCAATACCGGCAGCTACCCCAAGCGAGTGAGTGTGAACAACAATTTCGGCCCTAATTCTAAGACGGGTCTGCATCCCGACGAATGGACCATTGCCGATGTGTTAAAACAAAAAGATTACGCCACAGCTTGTTTCGGAAAATGGCACCTGGGTCACGAGCCGGAATTCCTACCGACCAGCCAGGGCTACGATGAATTTTATGGAGTGCCCTATTCGCACGACATGTGGGAACTGCATCCTGAGATCGGAACGCGTTACAATTTCCCTATCCTTCCGCTTTACGAAGGCACGAAGGTCATCAAAAAACAGATCACCCCCGAAGACCAAAAGTATCACACCAAAAAAATCACAGAACGTACGGTCTCATTTATTGAGAAAAACAAAGACATGCCCTTCTTTGTTTACCTCCCCCACCCGATGCCTCACGTGCCACTCTACACCACCGATGAGTTTGAAGGTAAAACCAAGCGGGGAGAATACGGTGACGTGATCGAGGAAATCGATTGGAGTGTCGGCCAGATTCTCAATTCACTCGACGATCATGGCATTCGCAAAAACACCTTGGTAGTATTCACTTCCGACAATGGTCCCTGGTTACGTTATGGCGATCATGGTGGTAGTGCCGGTCCACTCCGCCAAGGTAAAGGAACGTTCTTCGAAGGCGGCTATCGTGTGCCAGGCGTGATGACTTGGCCGGGCAAAATCGAACAAGGGAAGATCAGCAATAAATTTGCCTCCACCATCGACCTGCTTCCGACCTTTGCCAAGCTAGCGGGCGCGCCCATGCCCAAAGGCCGTCCGGTAGACGGCATCGATATCAGTGATCTCCTCATGGGCAAGGAACCTTCGAATTATACACGCGGATTCCTCTATTGGTCGGGTCGCAAACTCAGCGCGGTCCGCGGCGGAAAATGGAAACTCATCTTTCCTGGAAACTACATTGTCTGGAGCGGAGGCGGAGGAGGACAACCCGGTCATGGGCAAGAAGTAAAAGAGATTGGCCTGAGCCTCTACAATCTGGAAACCGACGTTGGAGAAACCACCAACCTAGCCGACCAATACCCGAATATCGTGGCTCGTTTGAAACGTTTCGCGGATGAAGCCCGCAAGACCTTGGGCGACTCAGACAAAGAAGGAACAGAAATCCGTCCACTCGGAGGAAAATAG
- a CDS encoding alpha/beta hydrolase → MRPQRPFKIAIFCSFLLFQCLLQAQTKWPGDASDWNGYQRYDFEADGRPCYVVVPNQAAPGKPWVWRARFTGFHTGEDLLLMEQGFHIAFMDTNGMLGSPAATNHWDAFYEVMTGTYGLAEKPALEAVSRGGLFAYRWASRHPERVSCIYADTPVCDFKSWPLGQGAGIGHPKTWATLLDQYGFTQEEALAFDKNPIDVMAPIAYARIPLMTIVSLNDRVVPPEENTFILADRYRELGGSIEIIEVEAGTEKSNGHHFTHPDPERVAVFIHKHARVFE, encoded by the coding sequence ATGCGCCCCCAACGACCCTTCAAAATAGCGATCTTTTGCTCGTTTCTCCTTTTTCAATGCCTACTTCAGGCACAAACCAAATGGCCCGGTGACGCATCCGATTGGAATGGATACCAACGTTATGATTTTGAGGCCGATGGACGTCCGTGCTATGTCGTAGTCCCCAATCAAGCAGCCCCCGGAAAGCCCTGGGTATGGAGAGCACGTTTTACAGGTTTCCATACCGGCGAAGACCTTTTGTTAATGGAACAAGGATTTCACATCGCCTTCATGGATACGAATGGCATGTTGGGAAGCCCTGCTGCAACGAACCACTGGGATGCCTTTTACGAGGTCATGACAGGCACCTATGGACTAGCTGAAAAACCTGCTCTCGAAGCGGTGAGTCGCGGAGGATTGTTTGCCTATCGTTGGGCATCGCGCCACCCGGAACGAGTGAGCTGCATTTACGCCGATACTCCCGTCTGCGATTTCAAAAGTTGGCCTCTAGGACAAGGCGCAGGCATCGGTCATCCAAAGACCTGGGCAACCTTACTCGATCAATACGGTTTCACACAGGAGGAGGCACTGGCATTTGACAAAAATCCTATCGATGTAATGGCACCTATTGCCTACGCGCGGATCCCCCTGATGACCATTGTCTCTCTGAACGATCGAGTGGTCCCCCCGGAGGAAAACACATTTATCCTGGCTGATCGCTACCGTGAGCTGGGAGGCAGCATAGAAATCATTGAGGTCGAAGCAGGCACCGAAAAGTCAAATGGCCATCACTTCACACATCCAGATCCCGAACGCGTTGCTGTTTTCATTCATAAACACGCACGTGTGTTTGAGTGA
- a CDS encoding calcineurin-like phosphoesterase C-terminal domain-containing protein, which produces MVVAIRRGHRFLVIKPSGWATPLDDNDLPQFYYIHKPGGSPTHFKYHGVDPTGPLPSSIEFPFHRQSEPDHFRTIFFGDPQPRNQDQVDYVAHDVIAELIGTDAKFGVTLGDIMFDRLELFDSSNTNIALIGIPWYNVIGNHDINMEAKVDSDSDETFMRYFGPSYYSFDYGPVHFIVLDDVEWGHREGSNRKYHGGLEPEQIEFVKNDLELVPEERLVVLMMHIPLGEIGNRAELYRLIEHRPHTLSLSGHTHWQAYQYIGKDDGWMGDEPHHRIVTVTVSGSWWKGAKDEQGIPHTTMRDGAPNGYAIVTFDGAGHTFGFKAARQPVSYQLSVYAPDEVASEALSQTEVYVNVFNGSEKSVVRMKTGNRADWITLRKVDEFDPQYVAIRNREMDKNPDDKRALPCPVPSAHLWKGALPGGLESGSHLNQVEASDAYGRVHKGQWLVRVLRQ; this is translated from the coding sequence GTGGTCGTTGCCATACGGCGAGGACACCGTTTTCTTGTTATTAAACCTTCTGGTTGGGCTACACCGCTGGACGATAATGACCTGCCCCAATTTTATTATATTCATAAGCCTGGAGGTTCTCCTACCCATTTCAAATATCATGGGGTCGATCCAACGGGTCCACTGCCCTCGTCGATTGAATTTCCCTTTCATAGGCAGAGCGAGCCCGATCACTTTCGCACCATCTTCTTCGGTGACCCGCAGCCAAGGAATCAAGACCAGGTGGATTACGTTGCCCACGATGTCATTGCTGAACTGATAGGTACCGATGCGAAGTTTGGCGTCACTTTGGGAGACATCATGTTTGACCGTTTGGAACTGTTTGACTCGTCCAATACGAACATCGCCCTGATAGGAATTCCCTGGTACAATGTTATCGGAAACCATGATATTAACATGGAAGCGAAAGTGGATTCTGATTCCGATGAAACCTTTATGCGTTACTTTGGTCCCAGCTACTATTCATTTGATTATGGTCCTGTGCATTTCATCGTGCTTGATGATGTAGAATGGGGTCACCGGGAAGGCAGCAACAGAAAATATCACGGTGGCCTAGAGCCCGAGCAAATCGAATTTGTTAAGAACGATCTAGAACTGGTGCCAGAGGAAAGGCTGGTTGTCCTGATGATGCACATTCCACTTGGAGAAATTGGGAATCGCGCCGAGTTATATCGCCTGATCGAACACCGCCCTCATACCCTTTCCCTCTCGGGGCACACTCATTGGCAGGCGTATCAATATATTGGCAAAGATGATGGCTGGATGGGTGATGAACCACATCACCGCATTGTTACGGTGACGGTTTCTGGAAGTTGGTGGAAGGGGGCTAAGGATGAACAGGGGATTCCTCACACGACGATGCGGGATGGCGCTCCCAATGGTTACGCCATCGTTACCTTTGACGGGGCCGGGCACACCTTTGGTTTTAAGGCCGCTCGTCAGCCTGTATCTTATCAGTTGAGTGTGTATGCTCCAGATGAAGTGGCTTCAGAAGCGCTGTCCCAAACAGAAGTCTATGTAAATGTATTTAATGGGTCCGAAAAATCTGTTGTCCGTATGAAAACAGGAAATCGAGCTGATTGGATTACCTTAAGAAAAGTAGACGAATTCGATCCGCAATACGTGGCCATTCGAAATCGCGAGATGGATAAGAATCCAGATGATAAAAGAGCTCTCCCTTGCCCAGTACCATCCGCGCATTTATGGAAAGGTGCGCTACCAGGTGGTCTTGAATCTGGTTCACATCTTAACCAGGTAGAAGCGAGTGATGCGTATGGACGAGTTCATAAAGGTCAGTGGTTGGTGCGGGTATTAAGGCAATAG
- a CDS encoding PQQ-like beta-propeller repeat protein, translating into MHTSFTTLRKLIQYLAIGLLTSPLAQADLPVWRGNHNGTYEVQSAPTDWKSDQVFSIPLDSKSNGTPILVEGKLFFTAEPDQLICADAKTGKVIWQKSNDLFTLHGVSGSKEAELQAYKADIDNYTQDARKLRNVVRRLEASVKRDPDNNQAAQNLKDKQAEMDGLNKKAAEMRKQPFYKNFDMPPAHTTNGYTSYSPHYDGERLYVQYGFGAVVAYDLKGNRLWTSFIDHPDHNWGGSTMPQIIDGKLIIRADDHHALDPMTGKILWSTPSEVVFGTPVPFQIEGQYFMFAPRGEVIRVSDGKILHDGLVKINRDRSWAIFNTPALVNGVIYAANGVGKEDGNVYAYKIPSTIKSLEKKGLDLLWNTAVAKDRYYSSPLVHDDLVYVVGQESVITALEADTGKVVYEEHLKGVSGTAYPTLVCADNKIYHGTEDGDMVIFKPGRSFKEIARNKLGAYRATPLFYNEVAYLRTYESLIAVGNL; encoded by the coding sequence ATGCATACTTCATTCACGACCCTAAGAAAACTCATACAGTACCTGGCTATTGGCTTATTAACATCACCACTGGCTCAGGCTGATCTTCCCGTCTGGCGTGGCAATCACAACGGCACCTACGAGGTGCAATCCGCTCCAACGGATTGGAAGTCGGATCAAGTATTTAGCATTCCTCTAGACTCGAAAAGCAACGGGACTCCCATCCTGGTCGAAGGGAAACTTTTCTTCACCGCAGAACCGGATCAACTGATTTGCGCCGACGCCAAAACTGGAAAGGTCATTTGGCAAAAAAGCAATGACCTGTTCACCCTGCACGGCGTGAGCGGATCCAAGGAGGCCGAGCTGCAAGCTTACAAAGCGGATATCGACAATTACACGCAGGACGCCCGTAAACTGCGCAATGTTGTTCGTCGTCTGGAAGCCTCGGTAAAGAGAGATCCTGACAACAATCAAGCCGCACAAAACCTGAAAGACAAACAGGCAGAAATGGATGGCTTGAACAAGAAAGCAGCTGAGATGAGAAAGCAGCCCTTCTACAAGAATTTCGACATGCCACCGGCTCACACCACCAACGGTTATACGTCCTATAGCCCTCACTACGATGGAGAGCGCCTATATGTTCAGTATGGTTTTGGAGCCGTCGTGGCATACGACCTCAAGGGCAATCGCTTGTGGACCAGTTTCATCGATCACCCCGACCACAACTGGGGTGGATCCACCATGCCTCAAATCATCGATGGCAAACTCATCATCCGGGCTGACGATCACCACGCGCTGGATCCGATGACTGGAAAGATCCTCTGGAGCACACCTTCTGAAGTTGTATTCGGAACTCCGGTACCGTTCCAAATCGAAGGCCAATACTTTATGTTCGCGCCACGAGGAGAAGTGATTCGCGTCAGCGATGGAAAGATTCTCCACGACGGACTGGTTAAGATCAACCGCGACCGCAGCTGGGCCATCTTCAACACCCCTGCCCTGGTCAATGGAGTCATCTATGCTGCCAATGGCGTAGGTAAAGAAGACGGCAATGTTTATGCATACAAAATACCCAGCACAATAAAGAGCCTGGAAAAGAAGGGACTAGATCTACTCTGGAATACGGCCGTAGCAAAAGACAGGTACTACAGTTCACCACTCGTCCACGATGACCTCGTATATGTGGTCGGGCAGGAAAGTGTGATAACCGCCCTGGAAGCAGACACAGGCAAAGTTGTTTACGAAGAACACCTAAAAGGTGTTTCAGGAACCGCCTACCCGACTTTGGTCTGTGCGGATAATAAAATCTACCACGGTACGGAAGACGGAGATATGGTCATCTTTAAGCCAGGTCGCAGCTTTAAGGAAATCGCCCGCAACAAGCTGGGTGCCTATCGCGCAACCCCCTTGTTTTATAATGAGGTGGCTTACTTGAGAACCTACGAGAGTCTGATCGCGGTAGGTAATCTATGA